Within the Burkholderia sp. NRF60-BP8 genome, the region CGCGCGCAGGCGCATGTCGCCGCAATGGAACAGGTATTCCCAGCGGTCGCCGAGATACATCGACGTGACGAGGTCGGCCTGCAGCCGGTTCGCACCCGGGCCGTCGGCGACCTGCACGCGTTCGAGGCGAATCACGGCCTGCGCGTCCTGACCCGGCGCGAGCGTGTCGCGGGCGACCGCGCGCAGCTCCCAGCCGTCGCCGGCGAGCGTCACGCATTCGCCGTCGATCGCGGCGACGCGCGCGTCGATCCGGTTGTTGCTGCCCATGAATTCGGCGGTATACAGCGAGCGCGGCGCGCCGTACAGCTCGGCCGGCGTGCCTTCCTGCTCGATGCGGCCGTTGCGCAGCAGCAGGATGCGGTCGGACATCGCCATCGCTTCGGTCTGGTCGTGCGTCACGCACAGGGCCGACAGCCCGAGCGACACGATCAGCTCGCGCAGCCACGCACGCGCTTCCTCGCGCAGCTTCGCGTCGAGGTTCGACAGCGGCTCGTCGAGCAGGATCACCGGCGGGTTGTAGACGAGCGCGCGAGCGATCGCGACACGCTGCTGCTGGCCGCCGGACAATTGATGCGGAAAGCGTTCCGCGAGATGACCGAGGCCGAGCTGGTCGAGCGCGGTCTGCACGCGGCGCTTCTGTTCGGCCGGCGCCACGCGCCGCAGCTTGAGACCGTACCCGACGTTGTCGGCGACGGTGCGGTGCGGCCACAGCGCGTACGACTGGAACACGAGCCCGAGCGAGCGTTGCTCGACCGGCAGGTCGACGCGTTGCGCGCCGTCGAAGAACACGCGATCGTCGAGCTGGATGCGGCCGTCGGACGGCTGTTCGAGGCCGGCCACCGCGCGCAGCAGCGTGGTCTTGCCGCTGCCCGACGCGCCGAGCAGGCACACGACTTCGCCGGCCTTCAGTTCGAACGACACGCCCTTGAGGATCGGGTTGGCGCCGTAGCTGAGGTGCAGATCGTCGACGATGAGCTTATCCATGAAGTTTCACTCCGAAGCGCAGGGCCACGCCGAGACCGGCGCCGACCATCGCGATGTTGATGACAGAGAGCGCGGCGACCTGGTCGACGGCGCCGGTCGCCCACAGCGATACGAGCAGCGCGCCGATCACTTCGGTGCCGGGCGACAGCAGGTAGACGGCGGTCGAGTATTCGCGCTCGAAGATCATGAAGATCAGCAGCCACGCGGCGAGCAGGCCGAAGCGCACGAGCGGCAGCGTCACGTCGAGCGACACGCGGCTGCGCGTCGCACCGACGCTGCGGCCGGCTTCCTCGAGCTCGGGGCCGACCTGCAGCAGCGCGCTCTGGATGAGCCGCATCCCGTACGCGAGCCACACGACCGTGTACGCGATCCAGATGCTCCACATCGAGTTCTTCAGCTCGCGCAGGCCGGGCACGAACAGGAAGATCCACAGGAACGCGAGACCGGCGAGCAGGCCCGGCACCGCGCGCGGCAGCAGCACGAGATAGTCGAGCAGCCTGGTCGCCCAGTCGGGGCGGCGGTGGCCGGCGAACGCGACGAGCGAGTAGAAGCCGATCGCGAGCGCGCCGCCGATCACGCCGATGCCGAGCGTGTTGACGATGGCGCGCACCAGGTTGTCCTGTTCGAACAGCTCGATGAAATTCGACAGCGTCAGCACTTCGACGAGCGCGACGCCTTCGCCCCAGTTGGTCACGAACGCACGCAGCACGATGCCCGAGATCGGCACGATCACGGTCAGCATCAGCCACAGCGCGACGATCGCGAGCGCGACCCAGCGCCACACGCCGAGCGGCAGCACCGTCGCGCGGCCGGCCTTGCCCTTCACGGTGACGAAGCGGTTCGCGGTCTTCAGCAGGCGGCGCTGCAGCAGCACGAGCGGGAACGTGATCGCGACGATGCACACGGCGACCGCGGCCATCAGGTGATACGACGGCACGCCGAGCTTGTTGGTCAGCTTGTACAGGTAGGTCGCGAGCACGAGGTGGCCTTCCGGGTCGCCGAGCACGAGCGGCAGCCCGAACACCTCGAAGCCGAGGAAGAACACCAGCACGCCGGCGAACAGCAGCGCGGGCATCGTCATCGGCAGGCTCACGTCTAGCGCGACGCGGAACGGTCGCGCGCCCGTCACGCGCGCGGCTTCCTCGACGTCCGAGCCGAGGTTGCGCAGCGCGGCCGACGAATACAGGTACACGTGGGGCACGTGCGTGAGGCCGACGATCACCGTGATCGCGAAGACCGAATAGACGTTCCAGGGCACGTTATGCACCCCGAACCATTCCTTGAACCACACCGAGTAGAAGCCGACCGGGCCGGCCGCGACCACGTAGCCGAACGCGAGCACCATCGGCGACACGAACACCGGCGTGAGCAGCAGCGGTTCGAGCCAGCGGCGGCCGGGCAGGTCGGTGCGCACCATCAGGAACGCGAGGACGCCGCCGAGCGGAATCGAGATGAACAGCATCCCGCCGGCAATGAC harbors:
- a CDS encoding ABC transporter ATP-binding protein is translated as MDKLIVDDLHLSYGANPILKGVSFELKAGEVVCLLGASGSGKTTLLRAVAGLEQPSDGRIQLDDRVFFDGAQRVDLPVEQRSLGLVFQSYALWPHRTVADNVGYGLKLRRVAPAEQKRRVQTALDQLGLGHLAERFPHQLSGGQQQRVAIARALVYNPPVILLDEPLSNLDAKLREEARAWLRELIVSLGLSALCVTHDQTEAMAMSDRILLLRNGRIEQEGTPAELYGAPRSLYTAEFMGSNNRIDARVAAIDGECVTLAGDGWELRAVARDTLAPGQDAQAVIRLERVQVADGPGANRLQADLVTSMYLGDRWEYLFHCGDMRLRAFGHVPRAAGKHWIEFPTNDCWAFAKAG
- a CDS encoding ABC transporter permease, producing MLSTSTRGTAPAVPPATGPRDMIPALPVSSLQPLAGMLRWIVVAVLTVAVALPLGFILFQSLLSAPFFDANKTLGVEGFRFVFSDPDFWSAVKNSFVIAGGMLFISIPLGGVLAFLMVRTDLPGRRWLEPLLLTPVFVSPMVLAFGYVVAAGPVGFYSVWFKEWFGVHNVPWNVYSVFAITVIVGLTHVPHVYLYSSAALRNLGSDVEEAARVTGARPFRVALDVSLPMTMPALLFAGVLVFFLGFEVFGLPLVLGDPEGHLVLATYLYKLTNKLGVPSYHLMAAVAVCIVAITFPLVLLQRRLLKTANRFVTVKGKAGRATVLPLGVWRWVALAIVALWLMLTVIVPISGIVLRAFVTNWGEGVALVEVLTLSNFIELFEQDNLVRAIVNTLGIGVIGGALAIGFYSLVAFAGHRRPDWATRLLDYLVLLPRAVPGLLAGLAFLWIFLFVPGLRELKNSMWSIWIAYTVVWLAYGMRLIQSALLQVGPELEEAGRSVGATRSRVSLDVTLPLVRFGLLAAWLLIFMIFEREYSTAVYLLSPGTEVIGALLVSLWATGAVDQVAALSVINIAMVGAGLGVALRFGVKLHG